From a region of the Paenibacillus sp. FSL R10-2734 genome:
- a CDS encoding cation:proton antiporter, with translation MQSVLYLILVILFTKVGGHASVKLGQPAVLGKLLVGIILGPALLGWIDLNSHFIHELAEIGVLLLMFIAGLETDLEQLKRNWKSAFAVAVAGVIFPFIGGYCSAIAFGIEHNYAVFFGVLFCATSVSISVQVLKELNQLNSREGTTILGAAVVDDVLVVVLLACIMTLLGQGSDISIGLLIGQKILFFVIMIAASIWIVPKVMKGFAYLKITEAVMSGGLLVCFSFAYFAEYMQMAGIIGAFAAGIAISQTPFKHKVERGAEPIAYTIFVPIFFVSIGLSVSFDGISSQIGLLLVITIIAIVTKLIGGWAGARLTGFNHRASFAIGSGMISRGEVALIIASTGLQSGLLLPQYFTTVVFTIIITTLVAPPLLKIMFKPAAVEERALLEREIQM, from the coding sequence ATGCAATCTGTACTTTATCTTATCCTCGTTATTCTGTTCACGAAGGTGGGAGGGCATGCCTCGGTTAAGCTTGGACAGCCTGCAGTATTGGGAAAGTTGCTCGTAGGGATTATACTAGGTCCTGCGTTACTTGGATGGATTGATCTGAATAGTCATTTCATTCACGAATTGGCTGAAATCGGTGTGCTGTTGTTAATGTTTATTGCAGGACTAGAGACGGATCTAGAACAGCTGAAGCGGAACTGGAAGTCGGCATTCGCGGTTGCTGTCGCAGGAGTGATCTTTCCATTTATCGGCGGTTATTGTTCAGCGATTGCGTTCGGTATAGAGCATAACTATGCAGTATTCTTTGGCGTGTTGTTCTGTGCAACCTCCGTGAGCATCTCCGTACAGGTGCTCAAAGAGTTGAATCAGTTGAACTCACGTGAAGGAACGACAATTCTTGGCGCAGCCGTCGTGGATGACGTCTTGGTCGTCGTGCTGTTAGCATGTATTATGACCCTACTTGGTCAAGGATCAGATATCTCCATCGGATTGCTTATCGGCCAAAAAATATTGTTCTTCGTGATCATGATCGCAGCGAGCATCTGGATTGTACCGAAGGTGATGAAAGGGTTCGCTTACCTAAAAATAACGGAAGCCGTAATGAGTGGGGGTCTGCTTGTCTGCTTCAGCTTCGCTTACTTTGCAGAGTATATGCAAATGGCTGGCATTATTGGTGCATTCGCAGCGGGGATTGCGATTTCACAGACGCCATTTAAGCATAAAGTAGAGCGTGGCGCTGAACCAATAGCCTATACAATATTCGTCCCCATTTTCTTTGTTAGTATTGGACTATCTGTATCTTTTGATGGGATTAGTAGTCAGATCGGGCTATTGCTCGTTATTACGATCATTGCTATTGTGACGAAGCTCATCGGCGGATGGGCTGGTGCTCGGTTAACAGGATTTAATCATAGGGCTTCCTTTGCCATCGGCTCAGGAATGATCTCGCGCGGTGAAGTTGCCCTAATTATTGCTTCGACAGGCTTGCAATCAGGTCTATTATTACCGCAATACTTCACCACAGTTGTATTTACCATAATTATTACCACGCTTGTGGCACCACCGCTGCTGAAGATCATGTTTAAACCTGCAGCGGTAGAGGAACGAGCATTATTAGAAAGAGAAATACAAATGTGA
- a CDS encoding D-2-hydroxyacid dehydrogenase produces the protein MNIIILDGYTLNPGDLNWEGFERIGKCTIYDRTAMDQPNEVIERIGDAEIVITNKTPISREVIEACPHIKYIGILATGYNVIDTQAALEKEIIVTNVPTYGTHAVGQFAIALLLEICHHIGHHSQQVKEGAWANNLDWCFWDYPLIELLGKTMGIIGFGSIGQATGTIAKAMGMNVLACDPYPSNNGKLIATYVNIDTLFEQADVIVLHSPLLPSSEGIINKSNIEKMKHDVIIINNSRGALIVEQDLAEALNNRRVQAAGLDVVTTEPIRADNPLLYARNCIITPHISWASKESRARLMAVAVRNLQVFLQGMPVNVVNRR, from the coding sequence ATGAATATCATAATCCTGGATGGATATACGCTGAACCCTGGAGATTTAAATTGGGAAGGCTTTGAGCGGATCGGAAAGTGCACCATATATGATCGAACCGCAATGGACCAGCCTAATGAAGTGATCGAGCGGATTGGTGATGCGGAAATCGTCATAACGAATAAAACACCAATATCTAGAGAAGTTATTGAAGCTTGTCCTCATATTAAATATATAGGGATACTGGCAACAGGCTACAATGTCATTGATACACAGGCCGCTCTGGAGAAAGAGATTATCGTCACGAATGTTCCAACATATGGAACACATGCTGTCGGGCAGTTCGCCATAGCACTACTACTGGAAATCTGTCATCATATTGGACATCATAGTCAACAGGTTAAAGAAGGGGCATGGGCGAATAATCTGGATTGGTGCTTCTGGGATTACCCGTTAATCGAGCTATTGGGCAAAACCATGGGGATTATCGGCTTTGGCAGCATTGGACAAGCAACAGGGACGATTGCCAAGGCCATGGGGATGAATGTGCTGGCATGCGATCCCTATCCATCGAACAATGGCAAGCTGATCGCCACCTACGTGAATATCGACACTTTATTTGAGCAAGCAGATGTCATTGTATTACATTCTCCATTACTTCCGAGTTCAGAAGGGATTATTAATAAGAGCAATATTGAAAAAATGAAGCATGATGTCATTATTATTAATAATTCCAGAGGTGCGCTGATCGTAGAGCAAGATCTTGCAGAGGCATTAAATAATAGGAGAGTACAAGCAGCAGGACTCGATGTTGTAACTACAGAACCAATTCGTGCAGATAATCCATTGTTGTATGCGCGCAATTGTATAATTACGCCGCATATTTCTTGGGCATCTAAGGAATCTCGAGCTAGATTAATGGCTGTAGCCGTAAGGAATCTACAGGTATTCCTCCAAGGGATGCCGGTGAATGTAGTGAACCGTCGATGA
- a CDS encoding ABC transporter permease subunit, giving the protein MQAKLAADAIPLPKKRNSWIRTIKKYKVMYALLLPALIYFAVFKYIPMAGIIIAFKNYNLALGLWDSPWVGFKNFTDFMNGVYFWDIMRNTIIISLYKLLFGFSAPILLALLLNEVYTQWFKKIVQTITYLPHFLSWVIVYGMMVALLAPGDGLFNMILKEFGVEPISFLTEPAWGRLLIILSEIWKDIGWGAILYLAALAGIDPSLYEAARIDGASKWRQLWHVTLPGIRGVMILMLILKLSHILDAGFDQIFMFANSFNQEKIDIIDTWVYREGLERLKIGLATAVGLFKAVIGFVLVLAANKLAKKFDGQIW; this is encoded by the coding sequence ATGCAAGCGAAATTGGCAGCGGACGCCATTCCCCTCCCCAAAAAGAGGAATTCATGGATAAGAACTATAAAAAAGTATAAAGTGATGTATGCGCTCTTGTTACCGGCATTAATTTACTTTGCCGTATTCAAATACATTCCTATGGCAGGAATCATTATTGCTTTTAAAAACTATAACCTAGCTTTGGGACTATGGGATAGCCCATGGGTGGGATTTAAAAATTTTACCGATTTTATGAACGGCGTTTATTTCTGGGACATCATGAGAAATACGATTATCATATCACTGTATAAGCTATTGTTCGGTTTCTCCGCTCCCATCTTACTTGCTTTGCTGCTTAATGAAGTTTATACCCAATGGTTTAAGAAAATCGTACAAACGATCACTTATTTACCCCATTTTCTGTCATGGGTCATTGTTTATGGCATGATGGTGGCATTATTAGCCCCAGGAGATGGTCTTTTTAATATGATTTTGAAGGAATTTGGTGTTGAACCTATCTCCTTTCTAACGGAGCCTGCCTGGGGCAGACTGCTGATCATCTTATCTGAAATATGGAAGGATATTGGATGGGGAGCGATATTATACCTTGCAGCATTAGCAGGAATTGATCCAAGTTTATATGAGGCTGCTAGAATTGATGGCGCTTCCAAATGGAGACAGCTATGGCATGTAACACTTCCTGGCATTCGAGGCGTCATGATTCTGATGCTGATCCTTAAATTAAGCCATATTCTGGATGCAGGTTTTGATCAAATATTCATGTTTGCCAACAGCTTTAATCAGGAGAAGATCGACATTATCGACACATGGGTATACCGTGAAGGGCTCGAGCGACTTAAGATTGGCTTGGCTACAGCTGTGGGATTGTTTAAAGCGGTCATCGGTTTTGTTTTAGTGCTGGCAGCGAATAAGCTCGCTAAAAAATTCGATGGGCAAATTTGGTGA
- a CDS encoding transketolase produces the protein MNDYLRIACQQVREDIVTMIHHAGSGHPGGSLSAVELLVALYQGGVLKHDASNPAWDGRDRFILSKGHVAPVLYSVLARSGYFSVDELSTLRELGSILQGHPHMECTPGLDCSSGSLGQGLSIANGLAMAFKKRSLSNRVYCLMGDGELQEGQIWEAAMTSAHFKLDNLCAIVDYNHVQLDGTTEEIKDLGDLQMKWASFGFHVIDIDGHQMEEVLGAYAEAMTVKGKPSVIIANTVKGKGVSFMENKCEWHGQAPNAGQWLAALTEILS, from the coding sequence ATGAACGATTATTTACGTATAGCGTGTCAACAAGTACGCGAGGACATTGTTACGATGATCCATCATGCGGGTTCAGGCCATCCTGGTGGTTCTCTGTCAGCGGTAGAATTACTTGTTGCCTTATATCAAGGTGGAGTGTTGAAGCATGATGCATCTAATCCCGCGTGGGATGGAAGAGATCGCTTCATTCTATCGAAAGGGCATGTTGCTCCGGTGTTATATAGTGTCTTGGCGAGAAGTGGCTACTTCTCAGTCGATGAACTATCCACTCTGCGAGAGTTGGGGAGCATTTTGCAAGGACACCCCCATATGGAATGTACACCTGGATTGGATTGTTCCTCTGGTTCGCTTGGACAAGGATTATCGATTGCGAATGGTCTGGCCATGGCATTCAAAAAGCGCAGCCTAAGTAACCGGGTGTATTGCTTGATGGGAGATGGAGAGCTGCAGGAAGGGCAAATATGGGAAGCCGCCATGACTAGCGCTCATTTCAAATTGGATAATCTATGCGCGATTGTAGATTACAATCATGTGCAATTGGATGGAACAACTGAGGAAATTAAAGATCTTGGTGATCTACAGATGAAATGGGCGAGCTTCGGTTTTCATGTCATTGACATTGATGGACATCAGATGGAGGAAGTGTTAGGAGCATATGCTGAGGCGATGACAGTAAAGGGAAAGCCAAGCGTTATAATAGCGAATACCGTAAAAGGAAAAGGTGTTTCGTTCATGGAGAATAAGTGTGAATGGCATGGACAAGCTCCGAATGCTGGGCAATGGCTGGCGGCCCTAACTGAAATACTATCGTAG
- a CDS encoding carbohydrate ABC transporter permease gives MINMTIGEKVWQAVVYIMLILLSLVCLLPFLYVVAVSMTPESEVLRRGIVIIPETFTFLAYKEVFISHGIGQAYKITLFRTIVGTFFNVLFTVLAAYPLSKKYLPGRSPFLLFIVFTMMFGGGLIPTYLLTRSLGLLNSPWVLIIPNLISAFNLVIIKGFFEQLPAEIEESARVDGASELQSLWRIILPLSLPVLSTISLFYAVGHWNSYFDAIVYINDANLMPLQVILRNILLNVSTQNADSLANTGAVSMFAVQMAAVVVTTVPILIVYPFMQKHFTKGVLLGSVKG, from the coding sequence ATGATCAATATGACAATCGGGGAAAAAGTCTGGCAAGCCGTCGTTTATATTATGCTTATTTTGCTATCCCTAGTTTGCTTACTTCCCTTTCTATATGTGGTTGCTGTTTCAATGACACCAGAATCGGAAGTGTTAAGAAGAGGAATTGTTATTATACCAGAAACCTTTACCTTTCTAGCCTATAAAGAAGTGTTCATTTCGCATGGGATCGGTCAGGCGTATAAAATTACATTGTTTCGAACGATAGTAGGCACTTTTTTTAATGTGTTATTTACGGTATTAGCGGCTTATCCGTTATCCAAAAAATATTTGCCAGGGCGAAGTCCATTTTTACTATTCATCGTCTTTACCATGATGTTTGGAGGAGGATTAATTCCGACTTATCTACTAACCCGCTCTTTGGGATTGCTAAACAGTCCTTGGGTATTGATTATTCCAAATCTCATTAGTGCATTTAATCTGGTGATCATTAAAGGCTTTTTCGAGCAATTGCCCGCTGAAATCGAGGAATCAGCAAGGGTAGACGGTGCAAGTGAGCTTCAGTCGTTATGGCGGATCATTTTACCCCTGTCCTTGCCCGTCCTTTCCACCATTTCCTTATTTTACGCAGTCGGACATTGGAACAGTTATTTCGATGCTATTGTTTATATCAATGATGCCAACTTAATGCCGCTTCAGGTGATCTTGCGCAACATCCTGCTTAACGTCTCAACACAAAACGCTGATTCACTCGCCAATACCGGAGCTGTTAGTATGTTCGCTGTGCAAATGGCTGCTGTTGTCGTGACTACGGTTCCGATCTTGATCGTTTACCCATTTATGCAAAAACATTTCACCAAAGGTGTGCTCTTGGGATCGGTTAAAGGTTAA
- a CDS encoding transketolase family protein gives MNKVPMRDGYGQALLKLIEKNNNVIAMDADVSKSTRTEWVRKKYPDNFINMGISEQDMLGTAAGLALGGMIPFATTYCVFLAGRAWDQIRTTVCYNQLNVKLAGAHAGISVGPDGATHQSLEDVALMRVLPHMTVIVPCDAIETEKATIAIADREGPCFIRFGREAVPVITNLETEFQIGKANVMRGGTDVVLFANGGMVHEGLQAAERLAKEGIELKVVNLHTVKPLDVESVILFALQTGAVVTAEEHQIHGGMGSAVAECLIQHAPVPMQIVGIRDTLGESGKPEQLMNKYGLSVEDICDAVRKVNRKKGEAR, from the coding sequence ATGAATAAAGTTCCTATGCGAGATGGCTACGGACAAGCCTTGCTCAAGTTGATCGAGAAGAATAATAACGTAATCGCAATGGATGCGGATGTTTCCAAATCAACACGAACCGAATGGGTAAGAAAGAAGTATCCTGATAACTTTATCAATATGGGTATATCAGAACAGGACATGTTAGGCACTGCAGCAGGCTTGGCGCTAGGCGGGATGATCCCTTTTGCCACCACATATTGTGTTTTTCTCGCCGGAAGAGCGTGGGATCAGATCCGGACGACGGTCTGCTACAATCAATTGAATGTCAAGCTTGCGGGGGCGCACGCAGGAATTTCTGTTGGCCCAGATGGTGCGACACATCAATCACTAGAGGATGTTGCACTCATGCGTGTCCTTCCGCACATGACGGTTATTGTACCCTGTGATGCGATCGAGACAGAAAAGGCGACAATCGCCATAGCCGATAGGGAAGGACCATGCTTTATTCGTTTCGGCAGAGAAGCTGTTCCAGTCATTACAAATCTGGAGACGGAGTTCCAAATAGGTAAAGCCAACGTCATGCGAGGAGGTACGGATGTCGTTTTATTTGCGAATGGAGGGATGGTGCATGAGGGCTTACAAGCTGCGGAACGATTAGCTAAAGAGGGGATCGAGCTCAAGGTCGTTAATCTGCATACGGTGAAACCGTTAGATGTAGAGTCAGTAATTCTGTTCGCATTGCAGACAGGGGCTGTTGTCACGGCAGAAGAGCATCAAATCCATGGGGGGATGGGGAGTGCGGTTGCGGAGTGTTTGATCCAGCATGCACCTGTTCCCATGCAAATAGTGGGCATCCGGGACACGTTAGGAGAATCCGGAAAGCCTGAGCAATTAATGAACAAATACGGATTATCGGTAGAAGATATATGCGATGCTGTTCGTAAGGTCAATCGAAAGAAAGGTGAAGCGCGATGA